In Verrucomicrobiota bacterium, the genomic window ATGATGCATTCGATTCGAGTCCTCATTATTGGGGGAATCACGGTGTTGTCCGCCACTGCGGTTGCCCTGCTGGCCGGCGAGTCTCCTCGATTCAATCGGGATATCAGGCCGATTTTGGCGGACGCTTGTTATGCCTGCCACGGTCCTGATGGCAACACGCGCAAGGCTGATTTGAGGCTTGACCATGCCGAGGGGGCGGCTCGGATCAAGGAAGGAAGGCAAGCGATCGTGCCGGGGAATCCGCAAGCGAGCGAATTGCTGAGGCGGCTTCGCACTGAGGATCCGGACGATGCCATGCCCCCGGTGAAGACGGGGAAGAAGCTGACGGCGGCGCAAATCGACCTGATCGAGCAATGGATCAAAGCCGGGGCTCGTTACGAGTCCCACTGGTCCTTCGTTCCCGTGGTGCGTCCGGAACTCCCCGGTCCCGCGCCAAGCTCCGGAAATCCCATTGATCATTTTATCGAGGACAAGTTGCGGCGTGAAGGGTTGGGGCTTTCCCCGGAAGCGGATCGCCGGACCTTGATTCGGCGGCTGAGTTTTGATTTGACGGGACTGCCGCCGAGTGCGGAGGAGGTGGACCGATTCGTCCGGTCGCGGGACGCGCGGGCATATGAGAGGCTGGTGGGGCGGTTCCTGGCCTCGCCTCATTATGGTGAGCGCATGGCGATGCCCTGGTTGGATTTGGTTCGTTATGCGGACACCATCGGCTATCACGGTGACGTGCCCTATTCCGTGTGGCCCTACCGGGACTATGTGATCCGCGCGTTCAACGACAATGTGTCCTTCGATCGATTTACCCGGGAGCAATTGGCGGGTGATTTGTTGCCGAACACCTCGTTACGGGAGAGGACGGCATCGGCCTACAATCGGCTGCTGAGGATCAGCACGGAGGGGGGAGTGCAGGACAAGGAATTCCTGGCCAAGTACGCCTCGGATCGGGTTCGCACGACATCCACGGTATGGATGGGGCTGACGCTGGCGTGCGCCGAGTGTCACGATCACAAGTTCGACCCATTGACGGCGCGCGATTTTTACCGATTTGCGGCCTTTTTTTCGGATCTCAAGGAGAAGGGATTTTACGACAAGGGTTTTTCGGAGAACGATTGGGGGAGCTATGTGAGGCTGGCGACTCCGGATCAGAAGGCGGCTTTGGGGAGGCTTGAGCAGGAGATGGCGTTGGTGCGGTCCGAGTTGGATGGAGTGACCGACGCCGCTTTGGAAAAGGAGCGGCAGGTTTGGGAACAGCAGGTGCTGGCGCTCGACCGGCTCGGGCTGTTGGCCTGGACGACGCAGGCGCCGTTGACGGCCCGGTCCTTGCACGGCGCGATGCTGACGATTGGCACCAATCAGTCGGTCACGGCGGGCGGAGAGGCGCCGGATCGGGATGTCTATGAAGTGACCTTTCGTCCGGGGCCGGGGATTTGGCACGCGCTCCGGCTGGAAACACTCGTGGACGAGATGTTTCCGGGCAATCGCATTGCGCGGGGCGGCATCACGTACGCGGTGACTGATTTTTCGTTGGAGATCCTGGGTGAGCAGGGCGGGCCGCGTGAGCGTGTGGAATTCATCCATGTTTCGGCGGATGCTCAAGGCGAAGGCCATCCCGCCCTGGCGATGATTGACGATGATCGTGCGTCCGGCTGGGCCATTACGGCGGGCCATTCTCGGGAGCATCAAGCGGCATTCAGATTCTCTCGTCCCTTGGTGACGGGGCCTGAGACGACTTTGCGCGTTCGCATCGCCCAGGAATCTGATTGGCGGCGGGCGACCATCGGTCGATTTCGATTGGGTTTATCCAATCTGCCGCGGCCTGGGCACGAGAAATCGACGATTCCTGAGGAAGTGTTGAAGGTGATCAAGACGGAGCCCAAGGAGAGAAAGGAGGATCAAGTTCAAAGTCTGGCCAGGTATTATCGCAAGGTGGCGCCGGATTTGGAGAAGTGGCATTGGCGTTTGGCGCGACTGCAGGCCGGCCATGGCAGGCTGGCGGCATCGATTCCGGCGACGTTAGTCAGCGAGGCGGTGGCGCGACCGCGGGACACACGCATTTTGCCTCGCGGCAATTGGATGGACGACTCGGGGGAGAAGGTGAGCCCTGGACTGCCCGAGTTTTTAGGGTTTTCCCAAGCGGAGGGACGATCCTTGTCGAGGGTTCAGTTGGCGGAGTGGCTGACGTCCAGGGAGAATCCTTTGACTTCGCGGGCGTTTGTGAATCGGGTTTGGCGCCAGTTTTTTGGCGCGGGTCTGACCCGGACGCCGGAGGACTTGGGGACGCAGGGCGATTGGCCGAGTCATCCTGAGTTGCTGGACTGGCTGGCGGCGGAATTCATGGAGCCGTCCGCCGTGACTTTGGGCGGGGTGGGGAAGGAGAAGCCGCGTGCGTGGGACGTGAAGCATCTGGTGCGGCTGATTGTGACGTCGCGAACCTACCGTCAATCGGCGGCGCCGAGGCCTGAAGCGGCGGAGCGGGATCCGGAGAATCGCTGGCTGGCCCGGCAGAACCGGTTTCGATTGGAGGCGGAGCTGATCCGTGACAACGCGCTGGCCATTTCGGGATTGCTGGAGCCTGAGATTGGCGGGGCGAGTGTGTTTCCGTATCAACCCGAGGGTTACTATTCCGCGCTGAACTTTCCGAAGAGGGAGTATGTGCATAGCCGGCGGGAAGCGCTTTACCGGCGCGGGATGTACACCCACTGGCAGAGGACTTTCCTGCATCCTGCGCTGATGGCCTTTGACGCGCCTTCCCGCGAGGAATGCACGGCGGCGCGGACGATCTCCAACACTCCATTGCAAGCGCTGGTGTTATTGAACGAGCCGGCTCAAGTCGAGGCGGCGCGGTCGTTCGCGGAGCGAATGTTGGGTCGTGGCGGGTCGCAGGAGGCCAAGCTGGGTTGGGGATGGCAATGTGCGACCGGGCGGCCTCCGACGGCTCGCGAGTTGAAAGTGCTGCAGGCGTTGCTGGAATCGGAGCGCCAGCGTTTTGCCGTGGATGAAGCTTCGGCGGCGATTTTGGTCAGCGTAGGTGACAGCGAGGTGCATTCGAGGAAGCCGGCGGGTGAACTGGCCTCGTGGACCACGGTGGCGCGGGCGATGTTGAATTTGCACGAGACCGTTACCAGGCCGTGATGCGCGGTTTTGGCAGATCCCTCAGACCTCAGCGATGAGAGGGCCGGATACTCTGAGGCTAAGACTCCGAGAACACTGCCGAGGCATTGGGTCAGCGCGCCCGAGCCCTTGGGACTCGCCCGCATCCCGAAGCTGTCTGTCGTGTGGCGCAGGCTGCCCAGCCTGACGTATCGCCGACTGCCAGTCGGCCCGGTGGGTGAAGAACGAGGCCCTTCCATGCTCTCCACGCGCCCAGCCCGGATCATTCATACTGAGCTTGAATCCGCGACAGTTTGCCGCGTGAGGGCACGCGGCCTACCATCGCGACTGCCTCTGTGTTTGTAGGCCCGGTTTTCTCACCGGGCGTCCCGTGCATGAAATAGGCGAGCTAGTTCCCTCCGTCGCCCAGCAGGCTGGGCAGCCTGCGCCACAGCAGACAGGGCTGTCTGCGTTACCAACACAACTCGGTCACCGACAGCATGCGGATGCACCGTTGGGACTCACCCGCTCGTTTACGAACGGGCCTTGGCGATGTGGTTGTGTGAGGACTGCGGATTGCTTCCGCGCGTGTCTTTTTCCAGCAGTTTTCGTTTTTCGTCGGAGGAGAATCTCCGCGCACCGGGAGGCTCATCTACATCCGCGAACCTCCGTGCCTACGCCATCAGCTTGGGCAGGAGATCGCCGTGGACGTCGGTGAGGCGGAAGTCGCGGCCTTGGAAGCGGAAGGTGAGACGTTCGTGGTCGATGCCGAGGAGGTGGAGCAGGGTGGCGTGGAGGTCGTGGACATGCGCGCGATCCTGAACGGCGTGGAACCCGAGTTCGTCCGTTTCGCCGACGACTGCGCCCGCCTTCATCCCGCCGCCGGCGAACCACATGGTGAACGCTTCGATGTGATGGTTGCGTCCGGTGCGTTCGCGCACTTCCCCCATGGGGGTGCGTCCGAATTCGCCTCCCCAAATGACGAGAGTATCATCAAGCATGCCCCGGGCGTGGAGGTCGCGGATCAGCGCGGCGCAGGGTTGGTCCACCTCATGAGCCACTTTGACGAGGTCTTCCTCAAGGGTTTGGCCGGGGGCGCCGTGGCTGTCCCAATCCGCGTGGTAGAGCTGGATGAAGCGCACACCGCGTTCGGCGAGGCGGCGGGCCAGTAGGCAGTTCCGCGCGAAGGAGGGGCGGTCGCGATCCACGCCGTAGAGTTGGAGCGTGGCTGGGGATTCGCCCTGCAAATCGGCGAATTCCGGGGCGCTCGTTTGCATGCGGAAGGCGAGTTCGTAATTGGCGATCCGGGTGGCGATTTCGGGGTCGCCGGTTTCGATCATGCGAGCCAGATTGAGTTCGCGCAGGGTATCGAGGGCGCGGCGCTGGCCGGCGGATGCAAGGTCCTCCGGAGCACTGAGGTGAAGGATCGGGTCACCTGTGCTGCGCAGAGGCACGCCCTGATGGATGGATGGAAGGAAGCCGTGCGTCCAGTTGGCGGGTCCTCCTCGAGGGCCACGCGGGCCGCTTTGCAAGACGACGAATCCGGGCAGGTCCTGGCTTTCGCTGCCGAGACCGTAACTGACCCAGGCGCCGAGGCTGGGGCGTCCGAACTGACCGGACCCGGCGTTCATGAACAGCTTGGCGGGAGCATGGTTGAAGAGGTCCGTGGCGCAGGAGCGGACGAAAGTGAGGTGGCGGGCGACGCCGGCGATTTGCGGGAGCAGGTCGCTGATCCAAAGTCCGTCGATGGAAGTGGGCTGAAAGATTCGGCGTGAGCCCAGGAGCGTGCTGCGTTGTTTGAAGGAGGTGTCCATGAAGGCGAACCGTTTGCCTTCGAGGTAGGAATCGGGAATGGGTTTGCCGTGGAGGCTGTTGAGCCTGGGTTTATAGTCGAAGAGTTCGAGTTGCGAAGGTCCTCCGGCCATGAAGAGGTAGATCACGCGTTTGGCCCGCGGGATGTGATGAAGGCCGCGCGTCGCTGAGCCCGCAGCGGCGAAGGTTTTGTCGTCGATCAGGGAAGCGAGCGCGAGGCCGCCCAGGCCCATGGCGCTGCGGTGGAGGAAATGCCGGCGGGTGGCGGCAGCGGGTGAAGCGGGCATCTTCATTCGCGGGTGATGGTTTCGTCGAGATTCAGCAAGACCCGGCACAGTTGAGTCCATGCACGCGCTTCGACGACGTCCGGGATGTCCGGATCGCGGGGCGATGTTGGGACGGTGGAAGGCTGGCCGGAAGCGGTGGAGACCTTGAGCGAGTCTTGTCGTTCGCGGGAGACGAGGCGGAGGAGAGCGGCCAGTTCAGCGGGGGCAGGTGGACGAGCGGTGACGAGTTTGAAAGCTCGTTGAATGCGGTGTCGGTCGGCTTCATGAGGCTGCTCTCGCCAGAGCCTGGAGGCGAAGGCGCGGGCCATTTCCACGAAAGCCGGGTCATTGAGAAGGGTGAGTGCTTGCAGCGGGGTATTGCTGCGCAATCGGCGCGTGCAGGGCTGGTAGCTGTCCGCGGCGTCGAAGACGGTCAAGGCTGGATGGAGCATGGTTCGCTGGATATGGGTGTAGAGCGAGCGCCGGTAGCGGTTCGAACCTTCGCTGGTTTTCCAGGGGCGGTCGTGTTGGGTGAAGACGCCCAGTCCTGAGGGAAGCGGAGGGAACACGGGTGGTCCGCCCAATTTCCGGGCCAGCCGGCCACTGGCTTGGAGTTGGACGTCTCGAATGGATTCAGCGTCCAGCCGCAAGCGGGATTGCCGGGCCAGCCAGCGATTGGCGGGGTCGAGTTGGAGCGAGGTTCCGCGGGCCGAGGAGTCCTGGCGGTAAGTGGCGCTGGTGACAATGAGGCGGTGAAGTTGTTTCAAGCTCCATCCGGATGCCATGAATTCGACGGCGAGGGTATCCAGCAATTCGGGATGGCTGGGCGGGGTGCTTTGCAGGCCGAAGTCATTTTCAGTTTCGACCAAGCCGCGTCCGAAATACTGAAGCCATACTTTGTTGGCGATGACGCGGGCGGTCAGGGGATTGTTGGTGGAGACGATCCAGCGGGCGAGGTCCAGCCGGGTTGGGCGGGGTGTGCTGATGGATTCGCGGAACAGGACCGGCACGCCGGGTTCGACAGGATCGCCGGGCCGGGTGAAATCACCTTTGATGAGCAAGCGGGTCGTGCGTGGTTCCGGTCTTTCTTTCATGACCAGCGAACGGGGCACGGGAGGAATGGCGGCCTTGATTTGATCCACTTCGCGCTTGCGGCGAAGATAATCGGGATCCTGGTCGCGGAACGTACGCCACACGAGGGCGGTTTGGTCGGGTCCGCGGGCGGGGGGAGGGATGCGCAGGAGATCGCGGACGAGCGGGGTGATGTTGGTGGACGTGCGATGGACTGCGAGTGACTCCCAATCGGGCTGGCGCGGCTTGAGTTCGCGGTCGGCCCAGTTCTCGAGTTCTTTGGTGCGATCCTTCCAAGCTTGGCGTTGGGCGGAGACTTTGGCCAGGAGGTTGGTCTCGCCGAGTTCGAGGTGATGTTCCGCCTCCAGGTCGGGATTCCCGTGGCCGTCATTTTCGTTTGAATTGAAGAAGCCGAGGAAACGGTAGTACTCGCGCTGGGTGAGCGGGTCGAATTTGTGATCGTGACATTGGGCGCAAGCCAGGGTGAGGCCGAGCCAGACGGTGGCGGTGGTGTTGACGCGATCGACGACGCTTTCCACGCGGAATTGTTCGGCATCGATTCCACCCTCGTGGTTGACCTGGGTGTTGCGGTGGAACCCGGTGGCGATCCAGGGTTCGACGCGTTCAGGTCGTCCCTCGTGAACCCGGTTGGGCAGGAGGTCACCGGCGAGTTGCCAGATCGTGAACTGGTCGAAGGGCATGTCTTGGTTGAGGGCGCTGACGACCCAGTCGCGAAAGGGCCAGATGTCCCGAGGCGAATCGATGCTGTAGCCGTTGCTATCGGCGTAGCGCGCCTGGTCGAGCCACCAGCGGCCCCAGCGTTCGCCGTAGTGCGGTGAGTGGAGCAGCCTTTCCATTTGACGTTCGTACGCGCCGGGGCGGGTATCCTGGACGAATTGCTCGACCTCTTCGGGAGTTGGCGAGAGACCGGTGAGGTCGAGGCTGAGGCGGCGAAGGAGGGTGGCGCGGGGCGCTTCGGGGGAGGGCGAGAGATTCTCGTGCCTGATTCGGGCCTGCACCCAGGCATCGACGGGATGCGAAGGGAGTGGAAAGGAGGCAGCCTGGCGAGGGACGGGCGGGCGGGCGGGTTTTTCGAAAGCCCAGTGGGGGTTGGAACGGGCTGTTTCGGCCGCCCGGCATCCGGCGAGGATGAGGATCCAGGCGGCAAGTTGGGTGAGAACGACCTTCACCCGTTCGCGATGGCAATGAGTGGAGGTTGTCATGGGAGCCGACCGCAAACACTCGCACAAACGAGCTTTGGGGGCTAGCGCGATTACGGGGTCAAGAATTCGAGTGCGGCGCGGGTACGGGCTCGTTCGATGGCGCGAATTTGCCGGTCTGAGGGTGCGCGCCAGAGGCGCAACGTGCGGTCTTCACCGGAGCTCATGAGCGCGTTGCCGTCGGGAGAAAAGGCGACTGTGTTGACCGAACTGCGATGGCCGGGCAGTGGGAACATCTCCTGGGTCGTGCGTGTGTCCCAGAGCCACACGGACGGACCGGCTCCGGCGGCGAGGGTTTTCATATCGGGGGAGACCGCCAGCGTGACTTGGCCGGCGTGGAAGGAGTTGAGCAGGCGTTGACCGGGCAAGGACCAAAGTTGCACGCGCCCATCGAGGAAGAGGATGGCGACGGTCTGGCTGTCCGGAAAAAAGTAACCTGCGGAAGGCATGACTTGGCGGCTGGTGAGTGTGCCGGCGTCGGTGCCGGTGTCGAGGTTCCGCACGCGCAAAAGCCTGTCGGTGCCCGCGTAAATCAGGCGGCGGGCGTCGGGGGAGATGGCGACGAATTCGACTCGTTCCGTGCCGGTTGAGATGGGGGGGAGCTCCCGCTGG contains:
- a CDS encoding DUF1553 domain-containing protein gives rise to the protein MMHSIRVLIIGGITVLSATAVALLAGESPRFNRDIRPILADACYACHGPDGNTRKADLRLDHAEGAARIKEGRQAIVPGNPQASELLRRLRTEDPDDAMPPVKTGKKLTAAQIDLIEQWIKAGARYESHWSFVPVVRPELPGPAPSSGNPIDHFIEDKLRREGLGLSPEADRRTLIRRLSFDLTGLPPSAEEVDRFVRSRDARAYERLVGRFLASPHYGERMAMPWLDLVRYADTIGYHGDVPYSVWPYRDYVIRAFNDNVSFDRFTREQLAGDLLPNTSLRERTASAYNRLLRISTEGGVQDKEFLAKYASDRVRTTSTVWMGLTLACAECHDHKFDPLTARDFYRFAAFFSDLKEKGFYDKGFSENDWGSYVRLATPDQKAALGRLEQEMALVRSELDGVTDAALEKERQVWEQQVLALDRLGLLAWTTQAPLTARSLHGAMLTIGTNQSVTAGGEAPDRDVYEVTFRPGPGIWHALRLETLVDEMFPGNRIARGGITYAVTDFSLEILGEQGGPRERVEFIHVSADAQGEGHPALAMIDDDRASGWAITAGHSREHQAAFRFSRPLVTGPETTLRVRIAQESDWRRATIGRFRLGLSNLPRPGHEKSTIPEEVLKVIKTEPKERKEDQVQSLARYYRKVAPDLEKWHWRLARLQAGHGRLAASIPATLVSEAVARPRDTRILPRGNWMDDSGEKVSPGLPEFLGFSQAEGRSLSRVQLAEWLTSRENPLTSRAFVNRVWRQFFGAGLTRTPEDLGTQGDWPSHPELLDWLAAEFMEPSAVTLGGVGKEKPRAWDVKHLVRLIVTSRTYRQSAAPRPEAAERDPENRWLARQNRFRLEAELIRDNALAISGLLEPEIGGASVFPYQPEGYYSALNFPKREYVHSRREALYRRGMYTHWQRTFLHPALMAFDAPSREECTAARTISNTPLQALVLLNEPAQVEAARSFAERMLGRGGSQEAKLGWGWQCATGRPPTARELKVLQALLESERQRFAVDEASAAILVSVGDSEVHSRKPAGELASWTTVARAMLNLHETVTRP
- a CDS encoding DUF1501 domain-containing protein; translation: MKMPASPAAATRRHFLHRSAMGLGGLALASLIDDKTFAAAGSATRGLHHIPRAKRVIYLFMAGGPSQLELFDYKPRLNSLHGKPIPDSYLEGKRFAFMDTSFKQRSTLLGSRRIFQPTSIDGLWISDLLPQIAGVARHLTFVRSCATDLFNHAPAKLFMNAGSGQFGRPSLGAWVSYGLGSESQDLPGFVVLQSGPRGPRGGPANWTHGFLPSIHQGVPLRSTGDPILHLSAPEDLASAGQRRALDTLRELNLARMIETGDPEIATRIANYELAFRMQTSAPEFADLQGESPATLQLYGVDRDRPSFARNCLLARRLAERGVRFIQLYHADWDSHGAPGQTLEEDLVKVAHEVDQPCAALIRDLHARGMLDDTLVIWGGEFGRTPMGEVRERTGRNHHIEAFTMWFAGGGMKAGAVVGETDELGFHAVQDRAHVHDLHATLLHLLGIDHERLTFRFQGRDFRLTDVHGDLLPKLMA
- a CDS encoding DUF1553 domain-containing protein, which produces MTTSTHCHRERVKVVLTQLAAWILILAGCRAAETARSNPHWAFEKPARPPVPRQAASFPLPSHPVDAWVQARIRHENLSPSPEAPRATLLRRLSLDLTGLSPTPEEVEQFVQDTRPGAYERQMERLLHSPHYGERWGRWWLDQARYADSNGYSIDSPRDIWPFRDWVVSALNQDMPFDQFTIWQLAGDLLPNRVHEGRPERVEPWIATGFHRNTQVNHEGGIDAEQFRVESVVDRVNTTATVWLGLTLACAQCHDHKFDPLTQREYYRFLGFFNSNENDGHGNPDLEAEHHLELGETNLLAKVSAQRQAWKDRTKELENWADRELKPRQPDWESLAVHRTSTNITPLVRDLLRIPPPARGPDQTALVWRTFRDQDPDYLRRKREVDQIKAAIPPVPRSLVMKERPEPRTTRLLIKGDFTRPGDPVEPGVPVLFRESISTPRPTRLDLARWIVSTNNPLTARVIANKVWLQYFGRGLVETENDFGLQSTPPSHPELLDTLAVEFMASGWSLKQLHRLIVTSATYRQDSSARGTSLQLDPANRWLARQSRLRLDAESIRDVQLQASGRLARKLGGPPVFPPLPSGLGVFTQHDRPWKTSEGSNRYRRSLYTHIQRTMLHPALTVFDAADSYQPCTRRLRSNTPLQALTLLNDPAFVEMARAFASRLWREQPHEADRHRIQRAFKLVTARPPAPAELAALLRLVSRERQDSLKVSTASGQPSTVPTSPRDPDIPDVVEARAWTQLCRVLLNLDETITRE